A window of Gossypium hirsutum isolate 1008001.06 chromosome D13, Gossypium_hirsutum_v2.1, whole genome shotgun sequence genomic DNA:
TGTCCCATCGACATTGACTCACTTCCATGACTTTAAAGGAAGTTCCTCTGAAAAGATCCAGTTGAAAACCTGGACGTTAAACCTTTAACCATGTTTTCTGTATCGAGATTTACACTCTGCCTTCCGGCTGTCAGGTCCTTCTCCCGATCCCATGGCTTCCATGGATGTTTACCCTCCCACTCATCTTTCTCTTTCTCTGACTGTTGCTTTGATTTCTTCTTCGGTCGCTTTGAAGCCTCTTCTTGATGCTTCTGTACCAGTGATTTCGATCgtttttctttattatatttaTCCACCAAATCTGCATCTGAAGAGCTTTTCTTCGTCTTTTCTTCTTCATTCGAAGCAAGCGCAGCAGCCTCATTGTAGGCTTCCAAGTAACTGCGATTAAGCAAGCAGAATCATCATAAACAACTAAACAAATCAATTATGAACATGCAAAATGATTTCCAAAATGTTCAACGTGAGATTCTCACTGCATCTTTGCTTTTTGGGCTCGCTCTAAAGGTGTATCGGTCCACACACTAGTATCACCCCGCCCTTCTTTCGTGCTCTTGCTAAATTTTGTCGATTGCATTGTCACACCAGGCTGACAAGAATAAACAGGTCAGATATTCTAATTAGAGTAATTTCAATTTAAACTCAGAAATCTCATGTGGCAACCAAGAATGCAATTGATATTTTCAGCTTTCCTAGGTGGACGATCCACAATAAGAAgacaaaaatttcataaaatccaATACGGAGTTGAATATGCAGGAGGATTGAAGGATTTATTCCAAAGGACAAAAACCGATTATGACATTTGTGCAACTAACTACGCAAAAATAGAGCATTGCAGACCAAAATGTCTTACTTTCCTCTCGGGAGGTAGTGTTGTCATCCATTCATCCCTTTTTGGGGGCGCTTTAACTTCCACCTCCGCGAGCAGCTCATCATCACCCTCCATTGATATACCTGCAATAATTAAAAGTTCTCTTGATTCTAGATCAACATTCTTTAACACTCCATGAACTGTTGACAAAAGATGCAAAAGAATACTGAACTATTGGAAAATGTTAAAGCCAGTTCATTTAAGAGGTGTAAAAACTCAAAATGTATCCTACTCATTGCAGCTAAAGAAAATAACAGGAGACATACACATGAATGCACATGCAAGAGCGTGCAGGCACACACATAGATGTTGCATGTAACTACAGAAAATATCTAACCTTGCAATCTTCTCCATTGTGCAGCTTCACGCATTGCTCGCAACTCGGCCTATGGCAGAAAAAGGCTTAATAAGTTAATACTAATAAGTTTATCAAATTAAGACCTGTACTAAGAGCTTGTAAATACCAAATACCTTGAATTCCTCCTGCTCCTCCTTCAGTTTTATTTTCTCATCCAGTGCTTTTCGCTACAAAATGTAAGTTTGATGTTAGAATTACAAGACTGAGACTAAATACtaaagagagagagggagagagagaatTATAAGTCAACAACAAATTCAAAATGCAGCAATAATTACCTCATGAAATCACTGATAACAAAAAGTAAATGTGCTTAATTACCACACTAACAGGACAACTTAATTCTAGCAATAATACTAGCATAGCAATTCGTATATATGGTAAAAGAAGAGATGCCTCTCTACAATGACGTCGTTCAACCTATTTTGATAGTAATTTTGATGACTATGCCACTCTTCCCACTTTCATCCATTTCCGCATTTTACCCAAAAATTCGGATTTATATGTTCCTTGGAATCAGATACAAGAGTCAGGTAAAAGATAATGGATCTTAAAACCTCATTTATCAGACTCATAAAGAGAGTGATAAGATCCATATCTCAAAATAGACGTTGAACTTCTAAATGTATAAAAAGAATGCAAACAAAATATGTCACTAAGCTATCTATTACATCTACCTGCCCAATACAAAATCTTTATCCAACTAACATAAAATGACCACCAATTCTGGACCTAGCTTACATGAGCTCAAGTTTGaaacaaaaccaaacaaaaactcAAGAAAAAGGGCAGTTATTTATCAACATGAACAGGGAACAATTTTCACGGACTCTGCAGTTTTGTCTCGTGTTCTTCGGGGTATCATTCTTCTTTCTCCTATCGTTCTCCTCTTCTTAGAAGTAAtctttttttcttccattttgttTTCGTTTATCTCAAAATTTCATCTCACTCCACCCCCACTGCCTCTCTTCTTATCCCTGTTTTCACCTCTTCATTATCAATGGTGGATGATCTGTAGCAAGGAGGTAGAATTTGCATTCAAAATCTCTATGTCCAACACTTATCTACCCTATAACCTACCATAGCTTATGTCATCTCAGCACAGGTGCAATTCGCACTACTTCAATCCATCTCCcttaaattgccaaatcaaactAATAGAAACAGCAATTGACCTACTAAATGACGACATATTTAGAAAGCTATTTATTCAACTTTTACATGTACAACTTTGAACATGATAACATTGTATGTTGGTGAAAACTCAGGAAAAAGATTTACAGCTAATAAGCTTTTCTGCCCACGCAATTGTTTAGATGACACAGGTTCATTAAGCTTAATAAGATCTGTAATAATATTAACTCGGTGATAGGACAAGGTAAAATCTGGGGTCCTATCTCTTGTGAGCATCTCAATACTAAAGAACACTTCAATGAGCTTACAGAATTGGCTCACACAATGAATTGACACAGGCAATGAAGAACCATAAGACCCAAAATGAATGAGACATCTAAGGTATCAACCATGGTTGCATGCAAAATAGACAAATAAAAACCCTCACCTTATCTGGATCTTGTAACTCCTTAAAAGCTTTGTTGAGTATGATAAATGCTTGGTGCGCCTGTGGATGAGGACACTTGTCTGGATGCACCATAAGAGACAGTTTCCAGTACCTAAAGGAAAAACAAAGCAGCTTATGAGAAACACGGTTCAACACAAGTTCACGATCACATCAAGATAAATGGCAAAGTCCATCAACAGATAAACTGCCTCTAAAATGAGAAAAGGAcacaaaaagtaaataatttgGGTTTGTTCTCGGTCTTTCACATTTTGGTCAATTCAGGTTTGGGTTTTTTTCGAATGGGTTTTCAAGTTAAGGTTCATTTTCCCCTCTCTAATTATAACAAACTACCACGTACATGCTCATTATTATTAAACTAGGGTGGCGGCGGCGTTGATACAATGTAAAACATCTATTGCTGAGGAAAAAGAAAGATTTGGTATCCAATATGTGCTTAAACAATGAAAGgcaatgaaaaagaaaatcatgGAACTATTCTTAAATTCTTCCTCATTCATGTAAAAGAAAAAGATCTGCTAATTATcctcaataaaataaaataaaaagttgcaATAAAAAACCTTACTTTTTCTTTATATTATCAGCAGTCGTATTTCTGTTTGCTCCTATAACATCATATGGACAATCAGATCCAACTCCCATAATTCTTGTGACCTGCTCAGGGAAAAATGAAGAGCTATTGAGTGATTACATACAAGTAACTCTTCATAAAGACAACCATAATGCATCAAGCAAAGAATTGCTTATCATACAAGTGCATAAGTAACTGAGTATATATACCTAGGACTTTAGGGAACCTACACAATTTCATTGCTGTTCTCAAAATTCTCAAGCTCTAAGCATATTACCAGTTAATACAGAACCAGAAGTATGGAAGAAGAACCAAAGGGCAATAAAAGGTCACGGGGGAAATTTCCACATTTCAGAAGAAGCTCAATGTTACAATTTTTATGGCTTTGCCAATAAAAGATATATGGCTAAATCTGAATAAGCTACATAAGGGGTAAATTTTGGAACCTCTTCAAAACGTTCTGCTTCATTTGCCGATTCAGCCTCAGCAACCAGAGCAGTTGGTGGAGGTCCAATAAAGAGTTCATCATCTTCCTCTATCTCAGCTTCTCtagattaatttgtgaaaaggatgcccgagaaaaagttaaaaaagccAGCATTAATTTTCTGATACAAAATAAGGATATCCAAAATGACTTTGACAATTATGCAGACCAGACTTGTATAAAATGAAAACATGTGAAActcaaaatgtcaaaaagtggAACCAATAAAAGCTGAGTAAAAATACTTCATTACATAGAATACCTGAGCTCAGCCTGGGCTTCTGTTAATTTGGCTGCTGCAGCAAGTAACTCAGCTGAGGGCATTGCAGGGCCAATCACCCTGTAAAAAGATGAAAGCAATGAAGAGGTTAGATATCGAAACTAGTAATCCCATGCATCTGCAAGAAGTATCAACCATCCAGCCTAAGGATGGAAATCAGAATTACTGCTaccaagttcaacaaaaacaATCACAAATCCAAGGCATAACGACAACAAATATGTCCAAGAAATTGAAATCCAAATCATCATTAGATGTTAGACTAATTTAGGACCATAAATATGTTAAGTAAATATCATTAGTCTTTTATATTTCCTTATGATCAATGGATTTTGTTTGTGTGTTTTCTAAAAGTTGAATCAACAGGAATAACTGATAAATTATGCTGAAAACAGCAAAGTTTAAGTCTTGCAGTATTGATGCCACTTACAATCGCTTGTTTTCTTGTCAGCTTAAGTAACACATATATGCCAACCAGAATACAACCATGCATAGAAGTTCACACCACCTCCACACAGAAGCAACACCCGAATTCCTCTTCCGAGGACGACACATCAACTGTCAGGTATTTTCTCCTCTTTCTTGAAAATCATAATTACATTTCTACCGAAGGACTTGAACCACTTAATTGCAGTTTTGGAATATAACAAGGAGTAGAAGGGGCAACCATGAGCATTGATTAAATTGTGGTGATTTTCACTGCCTGTTTGACATCCTTTTTCAGATGGTCCATTTTGTTTTATTCCTAAATCACCCCATCAGTTAGAACTTGAGACACAAATTTAGAAGTCTGATGCTAGGATTTTGGGAATGATGGGTGGGGTTTGCGTATGGAAGATGGCTACCTACAAGTTTTAGTCAAAGAGAAGTAGGTCACCGAGTGGAACAAagaaaaatgctcatcctttcaGAAAATTGATCAAATTTATAGCTCCTaccaagaaaaggaaaagaaaagcatAAGAAAAGGCTAGAATAAACACCTTTTTTTAGGGGTGGCAGAATCATCTCTGTCTGAATTATTTTCATCCATTACTTGGCTAGATTCAGCATGCTCTGGGATAGAGTGTGCATCCTTCACCGAACCAGAATTTGTGAGTTGTTGCTCTTTGGGTTCTGTATGAGCCTGAATCAAGTGGCCAACAACACCCAAGGTAGGACGAGATTTTGAAGAGAGTAAAAACACTCTATCAccattttcttttagttttaaagATAGGAATAGCTTCTTCAAATGCTTATTCAGTGATCTTTCAGATATGCCCTTTATGTCAACAGCTTGCCCATCATCAATCATTTGAAGAAGCTACAATGGAAACAAATATCAGAACATATGGACGACAAAATTATGATATTGCAGAGAGAAGGAAAATTAGGataaaaatatcaagaacactcaaattgaaataaaaatagaagcAGCAATGTTCACTTCAATCAAAATAGTCGCTTTGCATTCTAATCAGTACGAActataaaattaaatacaaaacgGAAAAGAAACTATATCATTTTATCAATCTTACTTCTAGCCCAAAAGTCAACTTACGTCCATACCACCAACAAACTACAAAGTAAAAGAATCAGAGAAAAAGAGAACGCAATGTTCATCGATACTTGATAAGACAATATAAATTTGCTCGctatttaattacaataattaaagaATACCTGTTTCAGATCATTACCAACATTAGGAAACTCCTTCAAAATCTGTTGGACAACTACTTCAGGCTCAACCCGCCTTTTATCCTCTTCAGAATCAGACCCGGATGAGGAACCGGAGCCGGATTTAGAGTCAGACCCATAATCCCTTCTCTTCTCCCTTCTATCCTCCCTCCGGGATTTCCTTCTTTTTCTCTCCCTTTCTTTCTCCTtcctctttcttttctctctttttcgcTCTTTCTCCCTCCTGGAACTTTCATCCTTCCTACGCCGGACTTTCCGATGCCGATGGCGCCTTTCCAACGACGATTTAGAATCGTCTGAGGTTGACGGAGATGAAGATGAAGTGGGTGTGTCGTCTACATGTTTCTTCCTTGTTTTTCTTCCCATTTTTGTTTTCTGCAAAGAAACCCCAATAGCTCGCGTAAAAAATACGAAGTTTTTAAAATTGCAAAAAATACCATCGCATTTGTATATTTCTCAATTCAAGatcaaagtttatttatttatttgaatattgtaaaaaaaaatagaagataaAGGAGgtttagaattaattttttaaaggccTAGAAATTCACAGGTATTGAgtgttaatttatataaatatgcacaaaaaattaacaatttagaAACTATgttgattttctaaaaatttatcgGTCTATGTTGATTatggaaagagaaaagaaaacgtATCCTACGCGCACTGTAGGACGCATTTTCTATGttgattttggagagagaaaagaaaatgtatcctacgtgtcgaaaccattttttgaaaacaaaaaatttaggttgttgactctaaaaaaatgaaaatttgggagtcgccaccaatcttttattgaggtgtaattggatcacctaaaaaacggctttggtctacgagttttagaaaaacggatccgggagtcagttacgtacgaggaaggattagcaccctcgtaacgcccaaaattggtacctagttaattaattagtatcttaaggtcgagaatttggaaaaaaacgtaatccttagcaaaacttaaaaggctacgtattaagacccttattatttcagagaaagaagataccacacccaatgcgttagggcacagcattctaattttccccaaaatgaattgggccaaaatacttgtacaataaaactttaaaagaacatccactcatccaagatttaagaaatcacacccaatacgttagggcacgattcctctagaatcccaaactcggaatatttcctttactttaaaagaacatccacttatccaagatttaagaaatcacacccaatacgttagggcacaattcctttaaaatctcaaactcggaatatttccattattatttttaaaaaaaatcttcatttcgagaaatcaatgtgtcacatccaatacattaggacacaacgtgttgaattcccaataatgagttttttatttttctgattgaagagaaatgctcgattttcgaatttaacgaagaaaatcggaacccaatacggtagggctcaattcccttgaaaatcctaaatacgaacattatctcaattttaaaaaaaaattctatctttaaatttgagtaaaaaatgatgtaacgtgattttatacatacaaatgctataataataataacaataataaaaacatcatcgacataaaaataatataagcaaatgaataaaacaaaataaaaaaaagggtaatccatgacatgcaaaatattaaatgtaaacacaattatacaatggatgggatagcaaacaaataaataaggatcaaaagatgtacacatggaaattatgaagattaaaaatatacatataatttacaaataaa
This region includes:
- the LOC107920424 gene encoding calponin homology domain-containing protein DDB_G0272472; protein product: MGRKTRKKHVDDTPTSSSSPSTSDDSKSSLERRHRHRKVRRRKDESSRREKERKREKRKRKEKERERKRRKSRREDRREKRRDYGSDSKSGSGSSSGSDSEEDKRRVEPEVVVQQILKEFPNVGNDLKQLLQMIDDGQAVDIKGISERSLNKHLKKLFLSLKLKENGDRVFLLSSKSRPTLGVVGHLIQAHTEPKEQQLTNSGSVKDAHSIPEHAESSQVMDENNSDRDDSATPKKRVIGPAMPSAELLAAAAKLTEAQAELREAEIEEDDELFIGPPPTALVAEAESANEAERFEEVTRIMGVGSDCPYDVIGANRNTTADNIKKKYWKLSLMVHPDKCPHPQAHQAFIILNKAFKELQDPDKRKALDEKIKLKEEQEEFKAELRAMREAAQWRRLQGISMEGDDELLAEVEVKAPPKRDEWMTTLPPERKPGVTMQSTKFSKSTKEGRGDTSVWTDTPLERAQKAKMHYLEAYNEAAALASNEEEKTKKSSSDADLVDKYNKEKRSKSLVQKHQEEASKRPKKKSKQQSEKEKDEWEGKHPWKPWDREKDLTAGRQSVNLDTENMVKGLTSRFSTGSFQRNFL